Proteins co-encoded in one Metabacillus sp. KUDC1714 genomic window:
- a CDS encoding DUF2164 domain-containing protein: MYIKLPKETKDGIKEEIISFFYEERDEEIGEIAAEAFLDFCLEKLGPYFYNEGVQDAIKIINERNMNAEEDLHSLKRNVSR, translated from the coding sequence ATGTATATTAAATTACCAAAAGAAACAAAGGATGGAATAAAAGAAGAAATAATCAGCTTTTTTTACGAAGAAAGAGATGAGGAAATCGGTGAGATTGCAGCAGAAGCATTTCTTGATTTTTGTTTAGAAAAGCTTGGACCTTATTTTTATAATGAGGGCGTACAGGATGCGATTAAAATTATCAATGAACGCAACATGAATGCTGAGGAAGATTTACATTCATTAAAACGAAACGTTTCTCGTTAA
- a CDS encoding YjfB family protein, whose product MNTLDIAALSINLNQASLGQSVGIALAKKTMEAAQQNSQEMLKMLEAPHPSIGKSIDLKG is encoded by the coding sequence GTGAACACTTTGGATATCGCAGCATTATCAATTAATCTAAACCAGGCTTCTCTCGGACAAAGCGTTGGCATCGCTTTAGCTAAGAAAACAATGGAGGCCGCACAGCAAAATAGTCAAGAAATGCTAAAGATGTTAGAAGCCCCACACCCATCTATAGGTAAATCAATTGATTTAAAAGGCTGA
- a CDS encoding YndM family protein, producing MQHIKALAIKTVASLVLIYVILGIGFNYSFGNILALTFLLGVISYILGDLLLLPRTSNLTATISDFALAMLLTWFFLSNITANTNNVFMASLLTAIGVALFESFFHRYMRANVLRVEESTQKVNNLRYHTEASEELAPDKRRLERDND from the coding sequence GTGCAACATATTAAGGCGCTTGCTATTAAGACAGTCGCTTCTTTAGTTCTAATATATGTCATTCTAGGAATAGGCTTTAACTACTCCTTTGGGAATATATTAGCTTTAACGTTTCTATTAGGAGTTATTTCTTATATCCTAGGTGATTTGCTATTACTTCCAAGAACGAGCAATCTAACCGCAACAATATCAGATTTTGCACTAGCCATGCTTTTAACATGGTTTTTTCTCTCAAATATAACCGCCAATACTAATAATGTGTTTATGGCTTCATTGTTAACTGCAATTGGTGTTGCCCTATTTGAAAGCTTCTTCCATAGATATATGAGAGCAAATGTTTTACGAGTTGAGGAATCTACTCAAAAAGTGAACAACTTGCGGTATCACACAGAAGCTTCAGAGGAACTAGCTCCTGATAAAAGGAGACTTGAAAGGGATAATGATTAA
- a CDS encoding sulfite oxidase-like oxidoreductase, producing the protein MYFGKKRNTSTSDRVPPNQNVTTTFPVLHNGNVPYYDDISKWNLQIYGLVQHPKLYSLEDILTLFPQVDLSNDIHCVTGWSKLDASWQGIRVRDIVKDVKIQENAHYVILHAEEGWTTNLPVEDFLKETSLLAHSFNNEPLTPEHGYPLRGVFPHLYFWKSAKWLRGIQFTEHDHPGFWERNGYHMKGDPWLEQRYSFD; encoded by the coding sequence ATGTATTTTGGCAAAAAAAGAAACACCTCTACATCAGATCGGGTACCACCTAATCAAAATGTTACAACAACATTTCCTGTTCTACATAATGGTAATGTACCTTATTATGATGATATTTCGAAATGGAATTTACAAATATATGGTTTAGTCCAACATCCGAAGCTTTACTCACTAGAAGATATTCTGACACTGTTTCCACAGGTGGACCTTTCCAATGATATTCACTGTGTAACAGGTTGGTCAAAGCTAGATGCAAGCTGGCAGGGAATAAGAGTGAGGGACATTGTAAAGGACGTGAAGATACAAGAGAATGCCCATTATGTCATTTTACATGCTGAGGAAGGATGGACAACCAATCTCCCGGTAGAAGATTTTTTAAAAGAAACAAGTCTCCTTGCACATTCCTTTAACAATGAACCGTTAACACCAGAGCATGGTTACCCGCTTCGAGGGGTATTTCCGCATCTTTATTTTTGGAAAAGTGCAAAATGGCTTCGAGGTATTCAGTTTACAGAACACGATCATCCTGGGTTTTGGGAACGGAATGGATATCATATGAAGGGTGATCCGTGGTTGGAACAGAGGTATAGTTTTGATTAA
- a CDS encoding biotin transporter BioY, with protein MKRKLSTYDLTLVGMFAALMAVGANITSWAPFLQIANVPLSMQPFFCILAGLLLGSRLGALSMIIYALIGIAGAPVFAQFNGGIGVIFSSTGGFIISYIFTAYAVGKILELSKEKKKFTFFTASFVGIILIYIIGTTYMWLALNVWINAPMSYGTAWAVMAWFIVKDAAFTILGALIAPRIYFAVTRATNKRIAA; from the coding sequence ATGAAAAGAAAGTTAAGTACATATGATCTAACCTTAGTTGGAATGTTTGCTGCTTTAATGGCAGTTGGTGCTAATATTACATCTTGGGCGCCATTTCTTCAAATCGCAAATGTTCCTTTGTCCATGCAGCCCTTTTTCTGTATATTAGCAGGGCTCCTTTTAGGCAGCAGACTTGGCGCATTATCAATGATCATCTATGCATTAATCGGGATTGCTGGAGCACCTGTATTCGCACAATTTAATGGTGGGATAGGTGTTATTTTCAGCAGTACTGGTGGCTTTATTATTTCTTATATTTTTACTGCTTATGCTGTAGGAAAAATCCTAGAATTAAGTAAAGAGAAAAAAAAATTCACATTCTTCACTGCTTCATTTGTTGGAATTATTCTTATCTACATTATCGGTACAACTTATATGTGGTTAGCATTAAACGTTTGGATAAATGCCCCAATGTCATACGGAACAGCCTGGGCTGTAATGGCATGGTTTATCGTAAAAGATGCTGCATTCACCATTTTAGGTGCGCTAATTGCCCCACGAATTTATTTCGCTGTCACAAGAGCAACAAACAAAAGAATTGCTGCCTAA
- a CDS encoding DUF6241 domain-containing protein yields the protein MTWIKEHKLIFTSILVCVICLGFLGVIVVDMIDQKAVSSSPVASKEDSTSKSKNNQKSESTASETITDNPFGSNSSSLTEDDVLNYMHGMSHQKVEAEEKWLHYEMTNDRIQFLIGVVESDRYEKSDLYLDILNRWAEGDFSKADKDHNAIWNLQGGTIGKATGVLSTEEEKQYLEDHKGSIQ from the coding sequence GTGACTTGGATAAAAGAACATAAGCTAATTTTTACTAGTATACTTGTTTGTGTAATTTGTTTAGGGTTTTTAGGTGTTATTGTAGTTGATATGATTGATCAGAAAGCGGTATCTTCCTCACCTGTTGCTTCAAAAGAAGATAGCACCTCTAAATCTAAAAACAATCAAAAAAGCGAATCAACAGCATCAGAAACGATTACAGATAACCCTTTTGGTAGTAATAGCTCGTCTTTGACAGAGGATGATGTGCTAAATTATATGCATGGAATGTCACACCAAAAGGTTGAAGCCGAAGAGAAATGGCTTCATTACGAAATGACAAATGATCGAATTCAATTTTTAATTGGAGTTGTTGAAAGTGATCGTTACGAAAAAAGCGATCTCTATTTAGATATACTTAATCGCTGGGCTGAGGGAGATTTCTCAAAAGCTGACAAAGATCATAATGCGATTTGGAATTTACAAGGTGGCACAATAGGAAAGGCAACAGGAGTATTGTCTACTGAAGAAGAGAAGCAGTATTTAGAAGATCATAAGGGGAGTATCCAGTAA
- a CDS encoding Na+/H+ antiporter family protein, which yields MNAVVIAVIVMLILSLLRINVVFALVIGAFIGGLSGGLDVATTIQTFTDGLGANANVALSYALLGAFAVALSKTGLPDAMVSGAIKLVGREGETKRKTLSKVLIIFMILIMAIFSQNVIPVHIAFIPVLIPPLLKVLNELQVDRRLIATVLTFGLITPYMFLPVGFGAIFHEIMQKNMEESGLIVSLADIPTAMAIPALGMIVGLLVAVFFTYRKNRQYETREVVGQEMNNPYTKKTLSIAIISIILSLSVQLYLSQKLGVEGMIFGALAGLIVLYISGVLKRKEADFVITNGMKMMAFIGFVMITASGFASVLQETGHVERLVEDGANLINGNQAIGALLMLIVGLLVTMGIGSSFSTIPIITTIFVPLCLELGFSPMATIAIVGTASALGDAGSPASDSTLGPTSGLSADGNHNHIWDTCVPTFIHYNIPLIIFGWIAAIIL from the coding sequence TTGAATGCTGTTGTAATAGCTGTTATTGTGATGCTTATTTTGAGCTTATTAAGAATAAATGTAGTCTTTGCTCTCGTTATTGGAGCTTTTATTGGTGGATTATCCGGTGGATTGGATGTAGCAACGACAATCCAAACATTTACAGATGGTTTAGGTGCAAATGCAAATGTTGCGCTTAGCTATGCTCTGTTGGGAGCTTTTGCTGTTGCTTTATCAAAAACAGGCCTACCAGATGCAATGGTTTCTGGTGCGATCAAACTAGTAGGTCGTGAAGGTGAGACGAAACGCAAAACTCTTTCAAAAGTACTCATTATCTTTATGATCCTTATTATGGCGATTTTTTCTCAAAATGTAATACCTGTTCATATAGCGTTTATTCCAGTCCTGATCCCACCATTATTGAAAGTGTTGAATGAGCTTCAAGTGGACCGCCGTTTAATTGCGACTGTTTTAACTTTTGGGCTTATTACACCTTACATGTTTTTACCAGTTGGATTTGGAGCGATTTTCCATGAGATTATGCAAAAAAACATGGAGGAAAGTGGTTTGATTGTTTCTTTAGCGGATATTCCAACAGCCATGGCCATTCCTGCGCTTGGAATGATAGTTGGACTTTTAGTTGCTGTGTTTTTCACTTATCGAAAAAACAGACAATATGAAACACGTGAAGTAGTCGGACAAGAAATGAATAATCCGTACACTAAGAAAACGCTAAGTATTGCAATCATTTCAATCATTTTGTCACTTTCAGTTCAGCTTTATCTTTCACAAAAGCTTGGGGTTGAAGGCATGATATTTGGCGCTCTAGCTGGATTAATCGTTTTATACATTAGTGGTGTCTTAAAGCGGAAAGAAGCAGATTTCGTTATTACAAATGGTATGAAAATGATGGCGTTTATCGGATTTGTTATGATTACAGCATCTGGATTTGCAAGTGTCTTACAGGAAACAGGTCATGTTGAACGATTAGTAGAGGATGGAGCAAACTTAATTAATGGTAATCAAGCGATCGGTGCATTGCTGATGTTGATCGTCGGTTTACTTGTAACAATGGGGATTGGTTCTTCATTTTCAACGATACCAATCATCACAACAATCTTTGTACCATTATGCCTTGAATTAGGATTTAGTCCTATGGCGACAATTGCGATTGTTGGGACCGCATCTGCTCTGGGTGATGCTGGTTCACCAGCGTCTGACAGTACACTTGGTCCTACATCAGGTTTATCAGCAGATGGGAATCACAATCATATTTGGGATACCTGTGTTCCAACCTTTATCCACTATAATATTCCATTAATTATCTTTGGATGGATTGCAGCAATTATTTTATAA
- a CDS encoding leucyl aminopeptidase, which yields MFNVHNQLELNEKHETLVIGLYQQNSKLSGLAAELDNQLDGQITELMKAGDLSTKRKLITKVHTLGRLTIKRIYFVGLGKEKEIKFDSIREVFGTLFKAIQDAKIQDVTIALDTFVTDNVDQSEAAHALAEAFALSTYKIIDYKQKANDPEKNIEKIHVVANTEEMDEIKSGLEVGYAFGMGTNSARTLTNMPPNLLTATELAAYSIELAEKYQFEVEILEKEEMERLGMGALLAVNKGSEEPPKMIVLKYQGKEEWTDVIGLVGKGITYDTGGYSIKPKDGIVGMKTDMGGAAAVLGAMEIIGEIKPEQNVVAVIPSTDNMISGGAFKPDDVIVSLSGKTIEVLNTDAEGRLALADGITYAKHHGADYLVDIATLTGGVIIALGTETTGAMTNNEELFEQVLQASHECTEPIWRLPITEKDKKRVRNSKMADLNNSPGREGHAIMAGTFIGEFAESTPWVHLDIAGTATTSKDSDLGPEGATGVMARTLAAFVERFEKGK from the coding sequence ATGTTTAATGTACATAATCAATTAGAACTGAATGAAAAGCATGAAACACTTGTGATTGGATTATATCAACAAAACAGTAAACTATCAGGACTAGCTGCTGAATTAGATAACCAATTGGATGGGCAAATTACTGAATTAATGAAAGCTGGGGACCTATCTACAAAGCGAAAGTTGATTACTAAAGTACATACCCTTGGAAGGCTAACGATAAAACGTATATATTTTGTTGGATTAGGAAAAGAAAAGGAAATAAAATTCGATTCAATAAGAGAAGTATTCGGAACCTTATTTAAAGCGATTCAGGACGCAAAAATACAGGATGTCACAATTGCGTTAGACACGTTCGTTACAGATAATGTGGATCAAAGTGAAGCTGCCCATGCACTAGCAGAGGCATTTGCATTATCTACATACAAAATAATCGATTACAAACAGAAAGCAAATGATCCTGAAAAGAACATTGAAAAGATTCATGTTGTAGCAAATACAGAAGAGATGGATGAGATTAAATCAGGATTAGAGGTTGGCTATGCGTTTGGTATGGGGACAAATAGTGCAAGAACCTTAACAAATATGCCTCCGAATCTATTAACAGCAACAGAACTTGCCGCATACTCAATTGAGTTAGCGGAAAAGTATCAGTTTGAAGTTGAAATTCTAGAGAAGGAAGAAATGGAGCGGCTTGGAATGGGAGCATTACTCGCCGTGAATAAAGGTTCTGAAGAACCCCCAAAGATGATTGTTTTAAAATATCAAGGAAAAGAAGAGTGGACCGACGTCATCGGCTTAGTCGGAAAAGGAATTACTTATGATACAGGCGGTTATTCAATTAAACCGAAGGATGGCATTGTCGGCATGAAAACCGATATGGGTGGAGCTGCAGCAGTACTAGGGGCAATGGAGATCATTGGGGAAATTAAGCCAGAGCAAAATGTTGTAGCTGTTATTCCTTCAACAGACAATATGATTAGTGGTGGAGCTTTTAAACCTGATGATGTCATCGTTTCATTAAGTGGAAAAACAATTGAAGTATTAAACACAGATGCAGAAGGTCGTTTAGCTCTTGCAGATGGTATTACATATGCCAAGCATCATGGTGCTGATTATTTAGTTGACATTGCAACTCTCACAGGTGGAGTGATCATAGCATTAGGGACTGAGACAACAGGTGCAATGACAAATAATGAAGAATTGTTTGAACAAGTGCTACAAGCATCACATGAATGTACTGAGCCAATCTGGCGCCTGCCAATTACTGAAAAAGACAAAAAGCGCGTTCGAAATAGCAAGATGGCAGACTTAAATAATTCACCTGGACGAGAAGGTCATGCCATCATGGCAGGAACCTTTATAGGAGAGTTTGCTGAGAGTACGCCATGGGTACATTTAGATATTGCTGGTACAGCTACCACCTCTAAAGATAGTGATCTTGGTCCAGAAGGTGCAACAGGGGTAATGGCAAGAACACTAGCAGCATTTGTAGAGCGGTTTGAAAAAGGTAAATAA
- a CDS encoding divergent PAP2 family protein, with translation MELFYNFPLLSSLAAIFFAQFVKVPIQFIATKKWDWSLVTSTGGMPSSHSAAVTALSTGVALDHGLDSSIFAISAVFAIITMFDATGVRRHAGEQATVLNQLVLDFNRFVEEAKVWPQQAEKEKQKKLKELLGHQPIEVFFGGLTGIVLSLCLYFIFVMA, from the coding sequence TTGGAATTATTTTATAATTTCCCTTTACTTTCATCTTTAGCAGCAATCTTCTTTGCACAATTCGTAAAAGTACCTATTCAATTTATCGCTACAAAAAAATGGGATTGGTCCCTTGTGACAAGCACAGGTGGAATGCCTAGCTCTCATTCAGCAGCAGTTACTGCCCTTTCAACAGGGGTTGCACTTGATCATGGGCTTGACTCTTCAATCTTTGCTATCTCAGCTGTTTTTGCTATTATTACTATGTTTGATGCAACAGGAGTAAGAAGACACGCTGGAGAACAAGCAACTGTTTTAAATCAGCTTGTCCTTGATTTTAATAGATTTGTTGAAGAAGCAAAGGTTTGGCCGCAACAAGCTGAAAAAGAGAAGCAAAAAAAGCTAAAGGAACTCCTTGGGCACCAGCCAATTGAAGTTTTCTTCGGTGGATTAACAGGTATTGTTTTGTCACTTTGTTTATACTTCATTTTTGTGATGGCTTGA